One segment of Pseudoalteromonas rubra DNA contains the following:
- a CDS encoding non-ribosomal peptide synthetase: MIAKQIIDEAIASDILLFTEAGKLGFKQKSAAPFPEALKKQIQAHKADIIAFLANQHNDLDIPQRPADKTRLPLSNAQQRLWFIDSLKQGSAEYNQPLAFTVSGQPDLTKIEAVLNVIVERHEILRTTYHQDDTGAYQQVNTSQPCRVKVHDLSQVDNWPSQIAEVIATESAKCFDLSADLMLRVDYFKAPATEETSGVLLFNTHHIASDGWSQQILLREFVTVYEQLNAGQSAELAPLEIQYGDFALWQQQRAENGALDDALSYWQQQLDDAPLVHDLPLCQTRPATKQHAGGHVQGRLASKVAQPLLALALRLQVTPFMLMHALLSLLLSRYSNSTDIVIGTPVANRILPQLDKLIGFFVNTLPLRVDTDQQNLHELVAHVKEVHLAAQQHQQVQFDQLVEHLNIPRSVQYAPLCQIMLTTASEFGINQNRNMLAAALASDGLALAPFGVERVVARFDIDMHINISDGGVELDWLYDSSIFSHAFIARLNQNFAALLCQVSAQGEADLPLGDISTLCDSERQQLVSTGEQQRLEYDTSRCIHHLFEQQVEAAPEATALVFQNQSISYAELNQRANQLAHYLLSEQQITPETLVGVCSSRSMEMMVSMLAILKAGGAYVPLDPDYPASRLSYMAADAGLKQVIGYGSGLTVAQTLMSEQAGTAIDIAALTLDDYPHHNPALDEICNDSLAYVIYTSGSTGQPKGVQLIHQGAVNLAHNQQARFATCGDSKVLQFASISFDAATWEWLMALIPGGTLVIADESQRTDVQQLSELLKTQQITHATLPPALLSTMTLQTDLALQCLIVAGEACEENVVARWRAHYPFYNAYGPSETSVCATVGEITDDTIHIGTPLCNVQTYVLDQQQNLLPQGSLGELYVGGDGLARGYLGQPDLTAERFIDNPFYDPEVAGSSKRLYRTGDLVRYLADGNLAFVGRADDQIKIRGFRVELGEIAQQLSRQTQVDSALVLAKNGPAGTYLVAYVQPVETIAEQAQPEFMAQTLATLAQSLPDYMVPKLGVVIDDWPLTANGKVNKKALPEADTSALQGTYVAPQGEREQLVVTLCGELLAQPAEQLSVTANFFTLGGHSLLLMQLASRLRQQGFEVDAQALFAAQSLQEMAQGLSRATTSDADESRSLIPAGCTAITPDMVPLASLSQAELNDIAAEIPGGMANIQDIYPLAPLQEGVLFVHSMDPDNDPYVTNYLYEIKSDAALTQFTDSLNFLLARHDVLRTAILWQGKRQALQVVQRTVTLPVTQLACAEGLSAQQTITALADGPQWLDLALAPLLRLQVCQDPDTGSHYALLQAHHLIIDHVAMAVIQDELHSYSAGKAQSLPAPASYRQFISDTLARMETLDIEGFFSESLGHISEPTLPFGLQDTQGNGDTIQEHKVALSDALSTAIRTYAKQHEVSPAAIFHAAWALVLGACSNQQEVVFGTVMSGRMNGGAGVERLLGMLINTLPVAVELQGSSVADYIKDVDKRLKALLPYEQVSLAQAQKHSAVGSDGPLFSAMLNYRHTERDEADTPAQDSDIQGLSAQERTNYPFNLSVNDYGAAHVFSLDLQIDEQVEISRIAEYVITALSQLTEATQTQPVSELSVLPTDEVARLLTQGQRSLGYDDTACIHHLFEQQAEAAPEATALVFQNQSISYETLNQRANQLAHYLLSEQHITPGTLIGVCSSRSVEMVVSILAILKAGGAYVPLDPNYPASRLSYMAVDAGLKQVIGYGSGLAVAQSLMSEQAGTAIDIAVLTLDDYPLHTPALETLSGDALAYVIYTSGSTGQPKGVLTPHRAVQRLISMPHFMTLDSDTVFLHSANIAFDAATIELWGPLLNGGRCVLYPQDQLDIHALNTLIDSQAINSMWLTAGLFSEWSNHCDGRTSLRYVLAGGDIVHGADVMRVQQALPQAQVINGYGPTENTTFSCCYAIPTLHQSQDIAIGTPLNGDQALVLSDELSLVPYGSVGELCVGGDGLAQGYLNQPELTAERFIDNPFYDPKVAGSSKRLYRTGDLVRYLADGNLAFVGRADDQIKIRGFRVELGEIAQQLSRQSDIDSALVLAKNGPAGTYLVAYVQPVEAVTEQAQPEFMTQTLATLAQSLPDYMVPKLGVVIDEWPLTANGKVNKKALPEADTSALHGTYVAPANEVEQALCQIWAQLLDLEAGRISTTDNFFDLGGHSLLSVRLAAELRAQLAVELPIKVLFNAATIADQAREVAAHHGEQVREQITALPRALQTDPQLGEHSAFPLSFAQQRLWFIEQLHKGSTQYNMPAAFDVSGTLDLTVVEAVLQTIIDRHEVLKTVYRDGEQGAEQLIRQDARFILSYDDVRMCNEAQQQQAIATAMTQQLNQPFDLTRDVMIRAGYIQTADNEGVLLFNMHHIASDGWSMQVLIKEFVQLYQAYSQKQSNPLAPLAIQYADYAQWQRDYLSDAVLEQQLAYWQQQLADVPPVHSLPLDYPRPDIKQHQGAQVKSTLSKEVAQGLAALAKAEGLTPFMLLHGALSLLLSRHSNARDIVIGTPVANRMQAELEPLIGFFVNTLVLNVNTAHTTLAEYLAHVKAVHLGAQSNQDVPFEQLVEQLNVPRSTAHTPLFQVMLTTRTDYGLTGEVEDSAWSLGGAQLSPRSDGSVVAKFDLDVNMALSETGVELCWTYDTALFSEAHIDTLNRHLGTLLTTLTHSDSVSLLAQAPGTLTLLCDAEQQALLVSPNQSEQNYDATLSIHQAFEQQVAAAPEATALVFQDQSISYEALNQRANQLAHYLLSEQHITPGTLIGVCSSRSVEMVVSILAILKAGGAYVPLDPNYPASRLSYMAVDAGLKQVIGYGSGLAVAHCLMNEQAGTAIDIAALELDDYPLHNPALETLSGDALAYVIYTSGSTGQPKGVLTPHRAVQRLISTPHFMTLDSDTVFLHSANIAFDAATIELWGPLLNGGRCVLYPQDQLDIHALNTLIDSQAINSMWLTAGLFSEWSHHCDGRTSLRYVLAGGDIVHGADVMRVQQALPQAQVINGYGPTENTTFSCCYAIPTLHQSQDIAIGTPLNGDQALVLSDELSLVPYGSVGELCVGGDGLAQGYLNQPELTAERFIDNPFYDPKVAGSSKRLYRTGDLVRYLADGNLAFVGRADDQIKIRGFRVELGEIAQQLSRQSDIDSALVLAKNGPAGTYLVAYVQPVEAVTEQAQPEFMTQTLATLAQSLPDYMVPKLGVVIDDWPLTANGKINKKALPEADSSALQDTYVAPENDIEQTLCEIWSQLLGIAHQDISTQSHFFDLGGHSLLVVKLATQVRETFNIEFSIQELYDATRICDQAVHIEYLQLKSNRDTQTEACEELEW, translated from the coding sequence AATGTCATTGTTGAAAGGCATGAAATCTTACGAACGACTTACCATCAGGATGACACGGGGGCTTACCAACAGGTGAACACCAGTCAGCCATGCCGGGTAAAGGTCCATGACTTGTCACAGGTCGATAACTGGCCGTCACAGATAGCCGAGGTGATCGCCACTGAGTCGGCAAAGTGTTTTGACCTGAGCGCGGATCTGATGCTCCGGGTCGACTACTTTAAGGCACCTGCCACTGAAGAGACGAGCGGTGTGCTGTTATTCAATACCCATCACATTGCCTCCGATGGCTGGTCACAGCAAATTTTACTGCGTGAGTTTGTGACTGTGTATGAGCAGCTCAACGCCGGGCAAAGTGCTGAACTGGCCCCGCTGGAAATCCAGTATGGCGATTTTGCACTGTGGCAGCAGCAACGCGCAGAGAATGGTGCGCTGGATGACGCCTTGTCTTACTGGCAGCAGCAGCTGGACGATGCGCCACTGGTGCATGACCTGCCATTGTGTCAGACGCGTCCGGCGACCAAACAACATGCCGGTGGCCATGTTCAGGGTCGGCTGGCAAGCAAGGTTGCGCAGCCTTTGCTGGCCCTGGCACTACGCCTTCAGGTCACACCGTTTATGCTGATGCATGCCTTGTTGTCGTTATTATTGAGTCGTTATAGTAACAGCACTGATATCGTGATTGGCACACCCGTGGCGAACCGCATTTTGCCGCAACTGGACAAGCTGATCGGCTTTTTTGTCAATACTCTGCCATTGCGTGTGGACACTGACCAGCAGAACTTGCATGAGCTGGTGGCGCACGTTAAAGAGGTCCACCTGGCAGCTCAGCAGCACCAGCAGGTGCAATTTGATCAGCTGGTAGAGCACCTAAATATCCCGCGCAGCGTACAGTATGCGCCTCTGTGTCAGATTATGCTCACCACAGCAAGCGAGTTTGGCATTAATCAGAACCGCAATATGTTGGCTGCTGCACTGGCCTCTGACGGACTGGCACTGGCGCCTTTTGGAGTAGAGCGGGTGGTTGCCAGGTTCGATATTGATATGCATATCAATATCAGCGATGGTGGCGTTGAGCTGGACTGGCTGTATGACAGCAGCATTTTTTCTCATGCTTTTATTGCCCGGTTGAATCAGAACTTTGCAGCCTTGCTGTGTCAGGTGAGTGCGCAAGGTGAAGCGGATCTACCATTAGGCGACATTTCGACCTTGTGTGACTCTGAGCGTCAGCAATTGGTTAGTACAGGGGAGCAGCAGCGTCTTGAGTATGATACCAGCCGCTGCATTCACCATTTATTTGAACAGCAGGTGGAGGCTGCACCGGAGGCAACTGCCCTGGTGTTCCAGAACCAATCCATCAGTTACGCCGAGCTAAACCAGCGGGCCAATCAGCTGGCCCATTACCTGTTGAGTGAGCAACAGATCACACCTGAAACCCTGGTAGGGGTATGTAGCAGCCGCTCTATGGAGATGATGGTGAGCATGCTGGCGATACTCAAAGCAGGCGGAGCCTATGTCCCACTAGACCCGGATTATCCGGCCAGCCGTTTGAGCTATATGGCAGCCGACGCGGGTCTTAAGCAAGTGATTGGGTATGGCAGTGGCCTGACCGTGGCTCAGACCTTAATGAGTGAACAAGCCGGCACCGCCATAGATATTGCAGCCCTGACGCTTGATGACTATCCACATCACAATCCGGCGCTGGATGAGATTTGTAACGACAGCCTGGCCTATGTGATCTATACCTCAGGTTCAACCGGCCAGCCCAAGGGCGTGCAGCTTATTCATCAGGGCGCAGTAAACCTGGCTCACAACCAGCAGGCCCGTTTTGCTACCTGTGGCGACAGTAAGGTGCTGCAATTTGCATCCATCAGTTTTGATGCGGCGACCTGGGAGTGGCTGATGGCCTTGATCCCGGGGGGTACTCTGGTGATTGCCGACGAATCACAACGTACGGATGTACAGCAGCTGTCTGAGCTGTTAAAAACGCAGCAGATCACCCATGCAACTTTGCCACCGGCGTTGTTGTCGACCATGACGTTGCAGACAGATCTGGCGCTGCAATGTTTAATTGTGGCAGGGGAAGCCTGTGAAGAAAATGTGGTGGCACGCTGGCGCGCACATTATCCTTTCTATAATGCTTATGGCCCGTCGGAGACCTCTGTCTGTGCGACTGTGGGTGAAATTACCGATGACACCATACACATCGGCACACCTTTGTGTAATGTTCAGACCTATGTGCTGGATCAGCAACAGAACTTATTGCCTCAAGGTAGCTTAGGCGAGCTGTATGTCGGTGGCGACGGTCTGGCGCGTGGCTATCTGGGTCAGCCTGATCTGACGGCTGAGCGCTTTATTGACAATCCATTTTATGACCCCGAGGTGGCAGGCAGCTCGAAACGCTTGTATCGCACCGGCGATTTAGTGCGCTATCTGGCCGATGGCAACCTGGCCTTCGTGGGTCGTGCCGACGACCAAATTAAAATTCGCGGTTTCCGGGTTGAGCTGGGCGAGATAGCTCAGCAGCTGAGCCGCCAGACACAAGTAGACAGTGCACTGGTGCTGGCCAAGAACGGTCCGGCAGGCACCTATTTGGTGGCGTATGTCCAGCCTGTTGAGACCATCGCAGAGCAAGCACAGCCTGAGTTTATGGCTCAGACGCTGGCCACGCTGGCACAATCCTTACCGGATTACATGGTGCCTAAGCTGGGTGTGGTGATTGACGACTGGCCGCTGACTGCCAACGGTAAAGTAAACAAAAAAGCCCTGCCTGAAGCAGATACGTCGGCATTGCAGGGCACTTATGTGGCGCCGCAGGGGGAACGCGAGCAATTAGTGGTTACGCTGTGTGGCGAATTGCTGGCACAGCCTGCTGAGCAGCTTAGCGTCACGGCAAACTTTTTCACTCTGGGTGGGCATTCCCTGTTGCTTATGCAGCTGGCCAGCCGACTCAGACAACAAGGTTTTGAGGTGGATGCGCAGGCGTTGTTCGCTGCCCAGTCCTTACAGGAAATGGCACAGGGACTGAGCCGTGCCACAACAAGCGACGCAGATGAAAGCCGCAGCCTGATCCCGGCTGGTTGCACCGCCATTACGCCGGATATGGTGCCGCTGGCTTCACTGAGCCAGGCTGAGCTGAACGACATCGCCGCCGAGATCCCTGGGGGCATGGCCAACATTCAGGATATCTATCCGCTGGCGCCGTTACAGGAAGGGGTGCTGTTCGTACACAGTATGGACCCGGATAACGACCCTTATGTCACTAACTATCTTTATGAAATAAAAAGTGATGCGGCACTGACTCAGTTTACTGACAGCCTGAACTTTTTGCTGGCCCGTCATGATGTGCTGCGTACTGCCATTCTCTGGCAGGGTAAGCGTCAGGCATTGCAGGTGGTACAGCGCACAGTTACGCTGCCAGTGACACAGCTTGCCTGTGCTGAGGGACTGAGTGCACAGCAGACCATCACCGCGCTGGCCGATGGTCCACAGTGGCTGGATCTGGCTCTGGCACCATTGTTACGCTTGCAGGTGTGTCAGGATCCGGACACGGGTTCCCACTATGCACTATTACAGGCACACCACCTGATCATCGACCATGTTGCCATGGCGGTGATCCAGGATGAACTACACAGTTACAGCGCAGGTAAGGCACAGAGCTTGCCTGCGCCGGCGTCTTACCGCCAGTTTATCAGCGATACTCTGGCGCGCATGGAAACGCTCGATATAGAAGGGTTTTTCTCTGAGTCGCTGGGCCATATCAGCGAGCCGACACTGCCTTTTGGGTTGCAGGATACTCAGGGCAACGGCGACACTATTCAAGAGCATAAAGTGGCTCTGAGTGACGCGCTCAGTACCGCCATCCGCACTTATGCAAAACAGCATGAAGTCAGTCCGGCAGCGATTTTCCACGCCGCCTGGGCACTGGTGCTGGGGGCTTGCAGCAACCAGCAGGAAGTGGTGTTCGGCACCGTGATGAGCGGTCGGATGAATGGCGGCGCAGGTGTAGAACGCCTGCTGGGGATGTTGATCAACACCTTACCCGTGGCGGTTGAGTTACAGGGATCTTCGGTCGCAGACTATATTAAAGACGTGGACAAACGACTGAAAGCGTTGCTGCCTTATGAGCAGGTATCGCTGGCACAGGCGCAGAAACACAGCGCGGTGGGCTCAGATGGTCCGTTATTCAGCGCGATGCTGAACTATCGTCACACCGAGCGGGATGAAGCCGATACGCCAGCACAAGACAGCGATATTCAGGGTCTGAGCGCACAGGAGCGCACCAACTACCCGTTTAACTTATCAGTGAATGATTATGGCGCAGCCCATGTGTTCAGCCTGGACTTACAAATTGATGAGCAGGTCGAGATCAGCCGCATCGCAGAGTATGTGATTACGGCGCTGAGTCAGCTAACGGAAGCAACCCAAACACAACCAGTAAGTGAACTGAGCGTACTGCCGACGGATGAAGTGGCCAGATTACTGACACAGGGTCAGCGCAGCTTAGGCTACGACGACACGGCCTGTATTCACCATTTATTTGAACAACAGGCAGAGGCAGCGCCTGAGGCAACCGCCCTGGTGTTCCAGAACCAATCCATCAGTTATGAGACGCTCAATCAGCGTGCCAATCAGCTGGCCCATTATCTGCTGAGTGAGCAGCACATCACACCTGGCACCCTGATTGGGGTATGCAGCAGTCGTTCGGTAGAGATGGTGGTGAGCATACTGGCGATACTCAAAGCCGGTGGGGCGTATGTGCCACTGGACCCGAATTACCCGGCCAGCCGCCTGAGCTATATGGCGGTTGATGCAGGTCTGAAGCAAGTAATTGGGTATGGCAGTGGTCTGGCAGTAGCCCAGAGCCTGATGAGCGAACAGGCAGGCACCGCCATAGATATTGCGGTCCTGACGCTTGATGATTATCCGCTGCACACCCCCGCTTTGGAAACGCTTAGCGGTGATGCGCTGGCCTATGTGATTTATACCTCAGGCTCAACCGGTCAGCCCAAAGGCGTGCTGACCCCGCATCGTGCGGTACAGCGTCTTATTAGCATGCCGCATTTTATGACCCTGGACAGCGACACGGTATTCCTGCACAGCGCCAACATTGCCTTTGATGCGGCAACCATAGAGCTGTGGGGACCCTTACTCAATGGTGGACGTTGTGTGCTGTATCCGCAGGACCAGCTGGACATTCATGCACTCAATACACTGATTGACAGTCAGGCCATTAACAGCATGTGGCTGACGGCCGGTTTGTTCAGTGAGTGGAGCAACCACTGTGACGGTCGCACTTCTCTGCGTTATGTGCTGGCTGGCGGCGACATAGTCCACGGCGCCGATGTGATGCGGGTGCAGCAAGCATTGCCGCAGGCACAAGTCATCAACGGCTATGGCCCGACGGAAAACACCACCTTCAGCTGTTGTTACGCGATACCGACATTACATCAAAGTCAGGACATTGCCATAGGTACGCCACTGAATGGCGATCAGGCCCTGGTGCTAAGCGATGAACTGAGTTTGGTACCGTATGGCAGTGTGGGTGAATTGTGTGTGGGCGGCGACGGTCTGGCACAGGGTTATCTGAATCAGCCTGAGCTGACGGCCGAGCGCTTTATTGACAATCCATTTTATGACCCCAAGGTGGCAGGCAGCTCGAAACGCCTGTATCGCACCGGCGATTTAGTGCGCTACCTGGCCGATGGCAATCTGGCCTTCGTGGGCCGTGCCGACGACCAAATTAAAATTCGCGGCTTCCGGGTTGAACTGGGCGAGATAGCTCAACAGCTGAGCCGCCAGAGTGACATAGACAGTGCGCTGGTGCTGGCCAAAAACGGCCCGGCAGGCACCTATTTAGTGGCGTACGTCCAGCCAGTTGAGGCTGTTACAGAACAAGCACAGCCAGAGTTTATGACTCAGACGCTGGCCACGCTGGCACAATCCTTACCGGATTACATGGTGCCTAAGCTGGGTGTGGTGATTGACGAGTGGCCACTGACCGCCAACGGTAAAGTAAACAAAAAAGCTCTGCCTGAAGCGGATACCTCGGCGCTCCATGGTACCTATGTGGCACCCGCAAATGAGGTTGAACAGGCATTATGCCAGATCTGGGCGCAATTACTGGATTTAGAGGCCGGTCGTATCAGTACCACGGATAACTTCTTTGACCTCGGAGGGCACTCTTTACTTTCGGTAAGACTGGCCGCCGAGCTGCGAGCGCAGCTGGCCGTCGAGTTACCCATCAAAGTGCTGTTTAATGCTGCGACGATTGCAGATCAGGCCCGGGAAGTGGCAGCGCATCACGGAGAGCAGGTTCGCGAACAGATCACTGCACTGCCCAGAGCACTGCAGACAGATCCGCAGCTTGGTGAGCATAGCGCGTTCCCACTGTCTTTTGCCCAGCAACGTTTGTGGTTTATCGAACAGCTCCATAAGGGCTCGACGCAATACAATATGCCAGCTGCCTTTGATGTCAGCGGTACGCTGGATCTGACAGTGGTGGAAGCAGTGTTACAAACCATCATTGACCGCCACGAAGTACTTAAAACCGTTTATCGTGATGGTGAGCAGGGCGCAGAGCAGCTGATCCGTCAGGATGCCCGCTTTATCCTCAGTTATGATGATGTGCGGATGTGCAACGAAGCGCAGCAACAACAGGCCATCGCCACAGCCATGACGCAACAGCTTAATCAGCCGTTTGATCTGACCCGCGACGTGATGATCCGCGCCGGCTATATTCAGACTGCAGACAACGAAGGGGTGTTGCTGTTCAACATGCACCACATTGCCTCCGACGGTTGGTCGATGCAGGTATTGATCAAAGAATTTGTCCAGCTGTATCAGGCATACAGTCAGAAGCAGAGTAATCCACTGGCTCCTTTGGCCATTCAGTACGCGGATTATGCGCAGTGGCAACGGGATTACCTCAGTGATGCGGTGCTTGAACAACAGCTGGCGTACTGGCAGCAGCAACTGGCAGATGTGCCGCCGGTACACAGTTTACCGCTGGACTATCCGCGCCCGGATATCAAACAACATCAGGGTGCACAGGTTAAAAGCACGCTGAGCAAAGAAGTCGCACAGGGGCTGGCTGCACTGGCGAAGGCCGAAGGGCTGACGCCGTTTATGCTCCTTCATGGCGCTTTGTCTTTGCTGTTGTCGCGACACAGTAATGCCCGGGATATCGTCATTGGTACGCCGGTGGCCAACCGCATGCAGGCCGAGCTGGAACCGTTAATTGGGTTCTTCGTCAATACCTTAGTTTTGAATGTGAATACCGCTCACACAACCCTGGCGGAGTATCTGGCACACGTTAAAGCCGTCCATCTGGGCGCGCAATCAAACCAGGATGTGCCGTTCGAGCAGCTGGTTGAGCAGCTGAATGTACCGCGCAGTACGGCGCACACACCGCTGTTTCAGGTGATGCTGACAACCCGCACCGATTATGGTCTGACCGGAGAAGTCGAAGACAGTGCCTGGTCGCTGGGTGGGGCTCAGCTGAGTCCTCGCAGTGATGGCTCGGTCGTGGCCAAGTTTGACCTGGATGTGAATATGGCGTTGAGTGAGACCGGGGTTGAACTATGCTGGACCTATGACACGGCCTTGTTCAGCGAAGCACACATTGACACCCTTAATCGTCACCTGGGCACCTTACTGACGACGCTGACACACAGCGACAGTGTGAGTCTGCTCGCTCAGGCACCGGGCACCCTGACCTTGCTCTGTGATGCAGAGCAGCAGGCTTTGCTGGTATCACCAAATCAGAGCGAACAAAATTATGATGCCACACTGAGCATTCATCAGGCCTTTGAGCAACAGGTTGCGGCAGCGCCCGAGGCAACCGCCCTGGTGTTCCAGGATCAATCCATTAGCTATGAGGCGCTCAATCAGCGGGCCAATCAGCTGGCTCATTACCTGCTGAGTGAGCAGCACATCACACCTGGCACCCTGATTGGAGTATGCAGCAGCCGATCGGTAGAGATGGTGGTGAGCATACTGGCGATACTCAAAGCCGGTGGCGCATATGTGCCACTGGACCCGAATTACCCGGCCAGTCGCCTGAGTTATATGGCAGTTGATGCAGGCCTGAAGCAAGTGATTGGGTATGGCAGTGGGCTGGCCGTGGCCCACTGCCTGATGAACGAACAAGCGGGCACCGCCATAGATATTGCGGCCCTTGAGTTGGATGATTATCCGCTGCACAACCCCGCTCTGGAAACGCTTAGCGGTGATGCGCTGGCTTATGTGATTTACACCTCAGGCTCAACCGGTCAGCCCAAAGGCGTGCTGACCCCGCATCGTGCGGTACAGCGTCTTATTAGCACGCCGCACTTTATGACCCTGGACAGCGACACGGTATTCCTGCATAGCGCCAATATTGCTTTTGATGCGGCAACCATAGAGCTGTGGGGACCCTTACTCAATGGTGGACGTTGTGTGCTGTATCCGCAGGACCAGCTGGACATTCATGCACTCAACACACTGATTGATAGTCAGGCCATTAACAGTATGTGGCTGACGGCCGGTCTGTTCAGTGAGTGGAGCCACCACTGTGACGGTCGCACCTCTTTACGTTATGTACTGGCTGGCGGCGACATAGTCCACGGCGCCGATGTGATGCGGGTGCAGCAGGCATTGCCGCAGGCACAAGTCATCAACGGCTATGGCCCGACGGAAAACACCACCTTCAGCTGTTGTTACGCGATACCGACATTACATCAAAGTCAGGACATTGCCATAGGTACGCCACTGAATGGCGATCAGGCCCTGGTGCTAAGCGATGAACTGAGTTTGGTACCGTATGGCAGTGTGGGTGAATTGTGTGTGGGCGGCGACGGTCTGGCACAGGGTTATCTGAATCAGCCTGAGCTGACGGCCGAGCGCTTTATTGACAATCCATTTTATGACCCCAAGGTGGCAGGCAGCTCGAAACGCCTGTATCGCACCGGCGATTTAGTGCGCTACCTGGCCGATGGCAATCTGGCCTTCGTGGGCCGTGCCGACGACCAAATTAAAATTCGCGGCTTCCGGGTTGAACTGGGCGAGATAGCTCAACAGCTGAGCCGCCAGAGTGACATAGACAGTGCGCTGGTGCTGGCCAAAAACGGCCCGGCAGGCACCTATTTAGTGGCGTACGTCCAGCCAGTTGAGGCTGTTACAGAACAAGCACAGCCAGAGTTTATGACTCAGACGCTGGCCACGCTGGCACAATCCTTACCGGATTACATGGTGCCTAAGCTGGGTGTGGTGATTGACGACTGGCCACTGACCGCCAACGGTAAAATAAACAAAAAAGCCCTGCCTGAAGCAGATAGCAGCGCGCTTCAGGATACCTATGTGGCACCTGAAAATGACATTGAGCAGACCTTGTGTGAGATCTGGTCTCAGCTGTTGGGCATAGCGCATCAGGACATTAGCACGCAAAGCCACTTCTTCGACTTGGGCGGCCATTCGCTGCTGGTCGTGAAACTGGCAACTCAGGTGCGTGAAACCTTCAACATTGAGTTCAGTATTCAGGAGCTCTACGACGCAACCAGGATCTGCGATCAGGCGGTCCACATTGAATATTTGCAGCTTAAGTCTAATCGCGACACGCAAACAGAAGCGTGTGAAGAGCTGGAATGGTAA